A section of the Bryobacteraceae bacterium genome encodes:
- a CDS encoding oxidoreductase, with product MIQTASDRRAFMAGAAAAFASTAMARASSKLNPARVIGANDRINVAVIGTGGRGFYVAERFQRYAEQVKPNACQIVGVCDVYQKRVSLAKERFKCKGTLDYREILADKDVDAVIVATPDHWHAPIALEAMDKGKDVYLEKPMCHTIEEVKALIHKVRETGRVVQVGSQTTSGDQWWKARKAIADGMIGRMIMSQGSYHRNSVEGEWNWKIDPEAGPNAQGDNFVDWKMWLGRAPKRPWDADRFFRFRKYWDYSGGIATDLFFHVMAPLNICWGEPQYPLRVAGSGGIYVFKDEREVPDTFHLVAEYPKGFSVVLSSTMANSEHIPGTVRGHEGTVVMVEHGRFESYTPYITVKPERRVISAEYKAKFGDQPIRIDIENKDVMMAHIGNFLECMRTRQKPTLDVETAARAQVAITMSVMSYRQGKVLYFDEKNFRVTDRPVRA from the coding sequence ATGATCCAGACAGCCTCTGACCGCCGCGCCTTCATGGCCGGCGCCGCCGCGGCCTTCGCCTCTACGGCGATGGCCCGCGCCTCCAGCAAACTGAACCCGGCGCGCGTCATCGGCGCCAACGACCGCATCAACGTCGCCGTCATCGGCACCGGCGGACGCGGTTTCTACGTCGCCGAACGCTTCCAGCGCTACGCCGAACAGGTCAAGCCCAACGCCTGCCAGATCGTCGGCGTCTGCGACGTCTACCAGAAGCGCGTCTCGCTCGCCAAAGAGCGCTTCAAGTGCAAAGGCACGCTCGACTACCGCGAGATCCTCGCCGACAAAGACGTCGATGCCGTCATCGTCGCCACGCCCGACCACTGGCATGCGCCCATCGCGCTCGAGGCCATGGACAAGGGCAAGGACGTGTACCTTGAAAAGCCGATGTGCCACACCATCGAAGAGGTGAAAGCGCTCATCCACAAGGTCCGCGAAACCGGCCGCGTGGTCCAGGTGGGCTCGCAGACCACCTCCGGCGACCAGTGGTGGAAGGCCCGCAAGGCCATCGCCGACGGCATGATCGGCAGGATGATCATGAGCCAGGGCTCCTATCACCGCAACTCGGTCGAGGGCGAGTGGAACTGGAAGATCGACCCCGAGGCCGGCCCCAACGCCCAGGGCGACAACTTCGTGGACTGGAAAATGTGGCTCGGCAGGGCGCCGAAACGGCCGTGGGACGCCGATCGCTTCTTCCGCTTCCGCAAATACTGGGACTATTCCGGCGGCATCGCCACCGATCTCTTTTTCCATGTGATGGCGCCGCTCAACATCTGCTGGGGCGAGCCGCAATACCCGCTGCGCGTGGCCGGCTCCGGCGGCATCTATGTCTTCAAGGACGAACGCGAAGTGCCGGACACGTTCCACCTGGTGGCCGAATATCCGAAAGGCTTTTCGGTGGTCCTTTCGAGCACCATGGCCAACTCCGAACACATTCCCGGCACGGTGCGCGGCCATGAAGGCACGGTGGTGATGGTTGAGCACGGCCGCTTCGAGTCCTACACGCCCTACATCACCGTCAAGCCCGAAAGGCGCGTCATCAGCGCCGAATACAAGGCCAAATTCGGCGACCAGCCCATCCGCATCGACATCGAGAACAAGGACGTGATGATGGCCCACATCGGCAACTTCCTCGAATGCATGCGGACGCGCCAGAAGCCCACGCTCGACGTCGAAACCGCCGCCCGCGCCCAGGTC
- a CDS encoding paraslipin gives MEMGALIVVFFLIIFALIILAKTAVVVPQQSAYIVERLGKYAGTLYAGFHILVPFIDVIRYRHSLKEQAIDIPEQICITRDNVRVNIDGVLYLKVLNPERASYGIADYVFAITQLAQTTLRSEIGKIDLDRTFEERTNINAAVVSELDKASEPWGVKVLRYEIKTINPPADILSAMEKQMRAEREKRATILSSEAAREAAINTAEGEKQKVIKASEARRQQQINEAEGQAQAILAIAQATAEGIRRVAHAIQEPGGFEAVQLRVAEQYIAEFGRIAKASSTVVVPSNLSDVASVLSVAMNVIRHGQSAEAPPPPPPPRRPPQPPMPPTL, from the coding sequence ATGGAAATGGGAGCGCTGATCGTCGTTTTTTTCCTCATCATTTTTGCGCTGATCATCCTGGCGAAGACGGCCGTAGTGGTGCCGCAGCAGTCGGCCTATATCGTCGAGCGGCTGGGCAAGTATGCGGGCACGCTTTATGCGGGCTTCCACATCCTGGTGCCTTTTATCGACGTCATCCGCTACAGGCACTCGCTGAAAGAGCAGGCCATCGACATCCCCGAACAGATCTGCATCACGCGCGACAACGTGAGAGTGAACATTGACGGCGTGCTGTATCTGAAGGTGCTGAACCCGGAGCGGGCCTCTTACGGAATCGCCGACTACGTTTTCGCCATCACGCAACTGGCGCAGACGACGCTGCGCAGCGAGATCGGCAAGATTGACCTGGACCGGACGTTCGAGGAACGCACGAACATCAACGCGGCCGTGGTCAGCGAGCTGGACAAGGCGAGCGAACCCTGGGGCGTGAAGGTGCTGCGTTACGAGATCAAGACCATCAACCCGCCGGCCGACATCCTGAGCGCGATGGAAAAGCAGATGCGGGCCGAGCGCGAGAAGCGCGCCACGATTCTCAGCTCGGAGGCGGCGCGCGAGGCGGCCATCAACACCGCCGAAGGCGAGAAACAGAAGGTGATCAAGGCCAGCGAGGCGCGCCGCCAGCAGCAGATCAACGAGGCCGAGGGCCAGGCGCAGGCGATTCTGGCCATCGCGCAGGCCACGGCCGAGGGCATCCGCCGGGTGGCGCATGCCATTCAGGAACCGGGCGGCTTTGAGGCGGTGCAGTTGCGCGTGGCCGAACAGTACATCGCCGAGTTTGGCCGCATCGCCAAGGCCTCCTCGACCGTAGTTGTGCCCTCGAACCTGAGCGACGTGGCCTCCGTGCTGAGCGTGGCGATGAACGTGATCCGCCACGGCCAGTCGGCCGAGGCGCCACCGCCGCCGCCCCCGCCGCGCCGTCCGCCGCAGCCGCCGATGCCGCCGACCCTGTGA
- the moxR gene encoding ATPase AAA, which produces MHTAASLPEAVARLDEVRSEIGKVIVGQQPVVDGVLICLLAGGHVLLEGVPGLGKTTLLRTLARVLHLKYSRIQFTPDLMPADIVGSMVMETLEGGAKALKFQPGPIFANLVLADEINRATPKTQSALLEAMQERTVTSGTATHELESPFLVMATQNPIEMEGTYPLPEAQLDRFLMKILVDYPSREELNVILERTIQREEPKLRQVMDREEILAIRRACREVVAAPHVRDYAVSLVLATQPGAREAHPLANRYIRYGSSPRGAQALVECGRVHAFMRGNAHLSVEDIRAVAPAVLRHRIILNFDAHADGHTPDTLLEEIIAATAPPR; this is translated from the coding sequence GTGCACACTGCCGCGAGCCTGCCCGAAGCGGTCGCCCGCCTGGACGAGGTCCGTTCGGAAATCGGAAAAGTGATCGTCGGCCAGCAGCCGGTGGTCGACGGCGTGCTGATCTGCCTGCTGGCCGGCGGACACGTGCTGCTGGAGGGCGTGCCGGGGCTCGGCAAGACGACGCTGCTGCGGACGCTGGCGCGGGTGCTGCACCTGAAGTATTCGCGCATCCAGTTCACGCCGGACCTGATGCCGGCCGACATCGTCGGCAGCATGGTGATGGAGACACTGGAGGGCGGCGCGAAGGCGCTGAAGTTCCAGCCGGGGCCGATCTTCGCCAACCTCGTGCTGGCCGACGAAATCAACCGCGCGACGCCGAAGACGCAGTCGGCCCTGCTGGAAGCGATGCAGGAGCGGACCGTCACGTCGGGCACGGCGACGCACGAGCTCGAGTCGCCCTTCCTGGTGATGGCGACGCAGAACCCGATCGAGATGGAAGGCACCTACCCGCTGCCCGAGGCGCAGCTCGACCGGTTCCTGATGAAGATTCTCGTCGACTACCCGTCGCGCGAGGAGCTGAACGTGATTCTCGAGCGGACGATCCAGCGCGAAGAGCCGAAGCTGCGGCAGGTGATGGACCGCGAGGAGATCCTCGCCATCCGGCGTGCCTGCCGCGAGGTGGTGGCGGCGCCGCACGTGCGCGATTATGCGGTCTCGCTGGTGCTGGCCACGCAGCCGGGCGCGCGCGAGGCGCATCCCCTGGCGAACCGCTACATCCGCTACGGCAGCTCGCCGCGCGGCGCGCAGGCGCTGGTCGAGTGCGGCCGCGTCCATGCCTTCATGCGCGGCAACGCGCACCTGTCGGTGGAGGACATCCGCGCGGTGGCGCCGGCGGTGCTGCGCCACCGCATCATCCTGAACTTCGACGCCCACGCCGACGGACATACGCCGGACACGCTGCTGGAAGAAATCATCGCGGCCACCGCGCCGCCGCGCTAG
- a CDS encoding 23S rRNA methyltransferase yields MDEVKIEKLVYGGAGLARTENGVVLVPFVLPGERVRAEPVRRRAGMTEARPVEILEKSPARIEPRCPYFGQCGGCHYQMAPYEFQLEWKQAILREVLERVGKLKPPEQIGVISGEPWGYRNRSQFHFGRHRLGYKMAGSDRVVDVSECPISAPAVNAALKELRAARRDRRFPRFLRQIELFTNGERTMVNVLDTDAARGVARSFFVWLAERIPGAADGELFYETCGERFRVSHRSFFQVNRFLLEPLVEAALEGAEGEAGLDLYAGVGLFTVPLARRLGRAVGVESDGSAARDLEFNILEAGVRAEARRMQAEQYLETVTETPDFVLADPPRAGLGKRVVKHLLRLRPRRIHLVSCDPATMARDVAALAAGGYAIGSMVLVDLFPQTYHIESVVRLHRAG; encoded by the coding sequence ATGGACGAAGTAAAAATCGAGAAGCTGGTTTATGGCGGCGCGGGACTGGCGCGCACAGAAAACGGAGTGGTGCTGGTCCCCTTCGTCCTGCCCGGCGAGCGGGTGCGTGCGGAGCCGGTGCGGCGGCGCGCCGGCATGACCGAGGCGCGCCCGGTGGAAATTCTCGAAAAGAGCCCGGCGCGGATCGAGCCGCGATGCCCGTACTTCGGCCAGTGCGGCGGCTGCCATTACCAGATGGCGCCGTATGAGTTTCAGCTCGAATGGAAGCAGGCCATCCTGCGCGAGGTGCTCGAGCGGGTCGGCAAGCTGAAGCCGCCGGAGCAGATCGGCGTGATATCCGGCGAGCCGTGGGGCTACCGCAACCGCAGCCAGTTCCATTTCGGCCGCCACCGGCTCGGCTACAAAATGGCGGGCTCGGACCGGGTGGTGGACGTCAGCGAGTGCCCCATCTCGGCCCCGGCGGTCAACGCCGCGCTGAAGGAGCTGCGGGCCGCCCGCCGCGACCGCCGCTTCCCGCGCTTCCTGCGCCAGATCGAGCTGTTCACCAACGGCGAGCGGACGATGGTGAACGTGCTGGACACGGACGCGGCGCGGGGCGTGGCGCGGAGTTTCTTCGTCTGGCTGGCCGAGCGGATCCCCGGCGCCGCCGACGGCGAGCTCTTCTACGAGACCTGTGGCGAGAGGTTCCGGGTCAGCCACCGATCCTTCTTCCAGGTGAACCGTTTTCTGCTGGAGCCGCTGGTGGAGGCGGCGCTCGAAGGAGCGGAGGGAGAGGCGGGGCTGGATCTGTATGCGGGCGTTGGACTGTTTACGGTCCCGCTGGCGCGGCGGCTGGGCCGGGCCGTGGGCGTCGAAAGCGACGGCAGCGCCGCGCGGGACCTCGAGTTCAATATTCTCGAGGCGGGGGTGCGCGCCGAGGCGCGCCGCATGCAGGCCGAACAGTACCTGGAGACCGTAACAGAAACGCCGGATTTTGTTCTGGCCGATCCGCCGCGCGCCGGCCTGGGCAAGCGGGTGGTGAAGCACCTGCTGCGGCTGCGCCCGCGGCGGATTCACCTGGTCAGTTGCGATCCGGCGACGATGGCCCGCGACGTGGCGGCGCTGGCCGCGGGCGGCTACGCCATCGGCTCGATGGTCCTCGTCGACCTGTTTCCGCAGACGTACCACATTGAAAGCGTCGTCCGCCTGCACCGCGCCGGCTGA
- the trpS gene encoding tryptophan--tRNA ligase, producing the protein MKPRVLSGIQPTGNLHIGNYLGALKNWVRLQHDYECVFCIVDLHAITVWQEPAELRAKIDQTAALFLAAGIDPAVSSIVVQSTVPAHAELCWLLTCVTPLGWLERMTQFKDKAAKQESVGDGLLQYPVLMAADILLYQANVVPVGEDQTQHLELTRDIAQRFNSLYGETFVMPETKLPAVGARIMGLDDPTKKMSKSETGAYHAVGLLDPPELIRRKIMRATTDSLPGVDFDNLGPGVQNLLTIFQAFTGWSDEQVRSHFAGMRYGELKKTVAEAVVAGLEPIQQRYRQITAEPGYLKRVLRESAERVAPIANSTVRLVKERMGIYTD; encoded by the coding sequence ATGAAACCGAGAGTTCTGTCCGGCATCCAGCCTACCGGAAATCTGCACATTGGCAATTATCTGGGCGCGCTGAAGAACTGGGTGCGGCTCCAGCACGACTATGAGTGCGTCTTCTGCATCGTCGACCTGCACGCCATCACCGTCTGGCAGGAGCCGGCCGAGCTGCGCGCCAAGATCGACCAGACGGCGGCGCTTTTCCTGGCCGCGGGCATCGACCCGGCGGTGTCGTCCATCGTCGTGCAGTCCACCGTGCCCGCCCACGCCGAACTGTGCTGGCTGCTGACGTGCGTCACGCCGCTCGGGTGGCTGGAAAGGATGACGCAGTTCAAGGACAAGGCGGCAAAGCAGGAGTCCGTCGGCGACGGCCTGTTGCAGTATCCGGTGCTGATGGCGGCCGACATTCTGCTCTATCAGGCCAACGTGGTCCCGGTGGGCGAGGACCAGACGCAGCATCTCGAGCTGACGCGCGACATCGCGCAGCGCTTCAATTCGCTCTATGGCGAGACATTCGTGATGCCGGAGACGAAGCTGCCCGCCGTGGGGGCGCGCATCATGGGCCTGGACGACCCGACAAAGAAGATGAGCAAGTCGGAAACCGGCGCCTACCACGCCGTCGGGCTGCTGGATCCGCCCGAGCTGATCCGCCGCAAGATCATGCGCGCCACCACGGACTCGCTGCCGGGCGTTGATTTCGACAACCTCGGTCCCGGCGTCCAGAACCTGCTCACCATCTTCCAGGCCTTCACCGGATGGAGCGATGAACAGGTGCGCTCGCACTTCGCCGGCATGCGTTATGGCGAGCTGAAAAAGACGGTCGCCGAGGCCGTGGTCGCCGGGCTCGAGCCCATCCAGCAGCGCTACCGCCAGATCACCGCCGAGCCCGGATATCTGAAGCGGGTGCTGCGGGAATCGGCCGAACGCGTGGCGCCCATCGCCAACTCGACCGTCCGGCTGGTCAAGGAGCGCATGGGCATCTACACGGACTGA
- a CDS encoding MFS transporter — translation MEAADAPSFSFAAYLRLLADNRDFRLLWIAQVVSELGDWLYAVAIYSLLLQLTGRAESVGIAVVLQLLPQVLVAPTAGVLNDRLRRRAIMISADIARIFIVLGMMMVTSAGQVWIVWVLLFLETVMWALFEPGRTALIPNIVTSKDQLLVANALSSSTWAINLALGSGLGGLLLWKFGRTAVFLLNAVSFLVSALLLSAMRVRETHADSQPPFRLADLFDFRPMWEGIQYVRGHAGRLSTLLVKAGMGLTGAHWVLLPVFGERVFPIEGSGALSMSLLFSARGVGAFIGSFASGYWARNDERKMRTGIQLAFLMTAAAYAALGFAPTLWLACVCVAIGHAGGSMAWVFSTTLLHRITDDEFRGRVFSADFAGLFLVMSAVSYAAGELVDLGVPVRTLAVCSGLLGLVPALVWSLAERRGIGQPAAAQRSGD, via the coding sequence ATGGAAGCCGCGGACGCGCCTTCGTTCTCCTTCGCCGCCTATCTGCGGCTGCTGGCCGACAACCGCGACTTCCGCCTGCTGTGGATCGCGCAGGTGGTGAGCGAGCTGGGCGACTGGCTCTACGCGGTGGCCATCTATTCGCTGCTGCTGCAACTCACCGGCCGGGCCGAAAGCGTCGGCATCGCGGTGGTGCTGCAACTGCTGCCGCAGGTGCTGGTGGCGCCCACGGCCGGCGTGCTGAACGACCGGCTCAGGCGCCGCGCCATCATGATCTCGGCCGACATCGCGCGCATCTTCATCGTGCTCGGCATGATGATGGTGACTTCGGCCGGGCAGGTCTGGATCGTCTGGGTGCTGCTGTTTCTGGAAACGGTGATGTGGGCGCTGTTCGAGCCCGGCCGCACGGCGCTGATCCCGAACATCGTCACTTCGAAGGATCAGCTTCTGGTGGCCAATGCGTTGTCGTCGTCCACCTGGGCCATCAATCTGGCCCTGGGCAGCGGGCTGGGCGGCCTGCTGCTGTGGAAGTTCGGCCGCACCGCGGTCTTCCTGCTCAATGCGGTTTCGTTTCTGGTCTCGGCCCTGCTGCTATCGGCGATGCGCGTGCGCGAAACCCACGCCGACAGCCAGCCGCCCTTCCGCCTCGCCGACCTGTTCGACTTCCGGCCCATGTGGGAAGGCATTCAGTATGTGCGCGGCCACGCGGGACGGCTGTCGACGCTCCTCGTCAAGGCGGGCATGGGCCTCACCGGCGCGCACTGGGTGCTGCTGCCGGTCTTCGGCGAGCGCGTGTTCCCCATCGAAGGCAGCGGCGCGCTGAGCATGAGCCTGCTGTTCAGCGCGCGCGGCGTGGGCGCCTTCATCGGCTCCTTCGCCTCCGGCTACTGGGCGAGGAACGACGAGCGGAAGATGCGCACCGGCATTCAGCTCGCCTTTCTGATGACCGCTGCGGCCTACGCCGCGCTGGGCTTTGCGCCGACACTCTGGCTTGCCTGCGTCTGCGTTGCCATCGGGCACGCCGGCGGCTCCATGGCATGGGTCTTTTCCACCACGCTGCTGCACCGCATCACCGACGACGAGTTCCGCGGGCGTGTCTTTTCAGCGGATTTTGCCGGCCTCTTTCTGGTGATGAGCGCGGTGAGCTACGCGGCCGGCGAACTCGTCGATCTCGGCGTCCCCGTGCGCACGCTCGCCGTCTGCTCCGGGCTGCTGGGGCTTGTGCCGGCGCTTGTGTGGAGTCTCGCCGAGCGGCGGGGCATCGGTCAGCCCGCCGCGGCTCAGCGCAGCGGGGACTGA
- a CDS encoding heparinase — MAAFTRRAFVGSPALALAQTLPAPPERKLLASRIPTEMLRRAVRPPEGWHPWPTAEERAPWQELPEELKTAVASAAEKQLGADWPSLTASLFLQYAREGNRSRYESVRRARRDRLTLAALAECIEGRGRFLDDVLDGLWLVCEESFWGVPAHVGAQKAGNTLPDVGEPIVDLFAAETSATLAWVDYLLGARLQRISKLVRPRIRAEIRRRILDPLLVRDDFWWLGFSGRRAVNNWNPWINSNWLSSVLLVETDPERRLAALHRIVRSLDRFLDSYHDDGACDEGPGYWNRAGASLFDCLDLLHSASGGAIDVFTLPLVREMGAYIYRAHIAGPWYLNFADASAHASPDPVLVWRYGQRVRDPRLEAFGAWLAGREKNPLRLAVHESMWRSLQSLFHFARVRSAAAGARPPLVADVILPGTQVFAARLREGSEEGFYVAAQGGHNAESHNHNDVGNFVVFCDGEPVFIDIGVETYSAKTFSAQRYEIWTMQSAWHNCPTINGVMQAAGRQYEARDFRAQPGTVSMDIAAAWPREAGCSVWRRTLRLDRSANRIALRDEFELSRRDSVEWNFITHRVPKQEAPGRAVLDGRYLLAFDPSLRLSVDEHSAEDPRLRPIWGPVVRRLRLRLEAPPARGTYTFNIGLA; from the coding sequence ATGGCCGCCTTCACCCGCCGCGCATTCGTTGGATCTCCCGCCCTGGCGCTGGCCCAGACGCTGCCCGCGCCTCCGGAACGAAAGCTGCTGGCCTCGCGGATTCCGACCGAGATGCTGCGCCGGGCCGTGCGCCCGCCGGAAGGCTGGCATCCGTGGCCCACGGCCGAAGAGCGCGCGCCATGGCAGGAGCTGCCCGAGGAACTGAAGACCGCCGTCGCGTCGGCCGCCGAAAAACAGCTCGGCGCAGACTGGCCCTCGCTCACCGCGAGCCTGTTCCTTCAGTATGCGCGCGAAGGCAACCGCTCGCGGTATGAGAGCGTGCGGCGGGCGCGGCGCGACCGGCTGACGCTGGCGGCGCTGGCCGAATGCATCGAGGGGCGCGGCCGGTTCCTGGATGACGTGCTTGACGGCCTCTGGCTGGTGTGCGAAGAGTCCTTCTGGGGCGTGCCTGCGCATGTCGGCGCGCAGAAGGCCGGCAATACGCTGCCCGACGTCGGCGAGCCCATCGTCGATCTGTTTGCCGCCGAGACCTCGGCCACGCTCGCCTGGGTCGATTATCTGCTGGGCGCAAGGCTTCAGCGGATTTCGAAACTGGTTCGGCCGCGGATCCGCGCCGAAATCCGCCGCCGCATTCTCGATCCGCTCCTCGTGCGCGACGACTTCTGGTGGCTGGGGTTCAGCGGCAGGCGGGCGGTGAACAACTGGAACCCGTGGATCAATTCCAACTGGCTCAGCTCGGTGCTGCTGGTGGAAACCGACCCGGAACGCCGCCTTGCAGCGCTCCACCGGATTGTGCGCTCGCTCGACCGCTTCCTCGACTCCTACCACGACGACGGCGCCTGCGACGAAGGACCAGGATACTGGAACCGCGCCGGCGCCTCGCTGTTCGACTGTCTGGACCTGCTGCATTCAGCCTCCGGCGGCGCGATCGACGTCTTCACGCTGCCGCTGGTGCGCGAGATGGGCGCCTACATTTACCGCGCCCATATCGCCGGCCCGTGGTATCTCAACTTCGCCGACGCCTCGGCCCATGCAAGCCCGGATCCGGTGCTCGTGTGGCGTTACGGCCAGCGCGTGCGCGACCCGCGCCTGGAGGCTTTCGGCGCCTGGCTGGCCGGGCGCGAGAAGAATCCGCTGCGGCTCGCCGTGCATGAATCCATGTGGCGGTCGCTTCAGTCTTTGTTTCATTTCGCCCGAGTGCGCTCGGCCGCGGCAGGCGCGCGGCCGCCGCTGGTGGCCGACGTCATCCTGCCGGGCACGCAGGTCTTTGCCGCGCGTCTGCGGGAAGGCTCGGAAGAAGGGTTTTACGTGGCCGCGCAGGGCGGGCACAACGCGGAGAGCCACAATCACAACGACGTCGGCAACTTCGTCGTCTTCTGCGACGGCGAGCCCGTCTTCATCGACATCGGCGTGGAGACCTATTCGGCGAAGACCTTTTCGGCGCAGCGTTATGAGATCTGGACGATGCAGTCGGCATGGCACAACTGCCCGACGATCAACGGCGTGATGCAGGCAGCCGGCCGGCAGTACGAAGCGCGCGATTTCCGCGCCCAACCGGGCACGGTGTCGATGGACATTGCGGCCGCCTGGCCGCGCGAGGCCGGCTGCTCCGTCTGGAGGCGCACGCTGCGGCTGGACCGCAGCGCCAACCGCATTGCGCTGCGTGATGAGTTCGAACTCTCACGCCGCGATTCGGTGGAGTGGAACTTCATCACCCACCGCGTGCCAAAACAGGAAGCACCGGGCCGGGCCGTGCTCGATGGCCGCTACTTGCTTGCCTTCGACCCTTCGCTGCGGCTTTCCGTCGACGAACACAGCGCGGAGGACCCGCGCCTGCGGCCCATCTGGGGCCCGGTGGTGCGCCGTCTGCGGCTGCGGCTGGAAGCGCCGCCCGCCCGCGGGACATATACTTTCAACATCGGACTCGCATGA
- a CDS encoding epimerase, which yields MITSEAELESVLSAPSAADIDALRAMEGPLLILGAAGKMGPSLAHRARRALDAAENRAAVIAVSRFSSPAVRDQLRQWGVETIECDLLEPGALDRLPDAPNVIFMAARKFGSTDNPSLTWAINTYLPGLVAHRWRESRIVAFSSGNVYPLVPVSSGGATEQTPPDPLGEYAQSVLGRERMFEYVSRQYGTPVALLRLNYAVELRYGVLVDIALKVRDRRPVDLNMGHVNVLWQGDANSVALRCLQRTSSPPFVLNLTGPETLRVRDIAREFGKRFGVEPQFVGAEHPTALLNNASLCHRLFGLPSLRAQDLIDLTATWILRGGTVWSKPTHFEVREGKF from the coding sequence ATGATCACTTCGGAAGCGGAACTCGAAAGCGTGCTCTCGGCGCCGTCAGCCGCCGACATCGATGCGCTGCGCGCGATGGAGGGCCCGCTGCTCATCCTCGGCGCCGCGGGCAAGATGGGGCCGTCGCTGGCGCACCGCGCGCGGCGCGCGCTCGACGCGGCGGAAAACCGCGCCGCCGTCATCGCCGTCAGCCGTTTCTCCAGTCCGGCCGTGCGCGACCAGCTCCGCCAGTGGGGCGTGGAGACCATCGAGTGCGATCTGCTCGAGCCAGGCGCGCTGGACCGGCTGCCCGATGCGCCCAACGTGATCTTCATGGCGGCCCGCAAGTTCGGATCCACGGACAATCCCTCGCTGACGTGGGCGATCAATACGTATCTGCCCGGACTGGTGGCGCACCGCTGGCGCGAGTCCCGCATCGTCGCCTTCTCCTCCGGCAATGTCTATCCGCTGGTGCCCGTCTCCAGCGGCGGAGCCACCGAGCAGACGCCGCCGGACCCGCTGGGCGAGTACGCGCAGTCGGTGCTCGGCCGCGAGCGGATGTTTGAGTACGTCTCGCGGCAGTACGGCACGCCGGTGGCGCTGCTGCGGCTGAACTATGCGGTGGAGCTGCGCTATGGGGTGCTGGTGGACATCGCGCTGAAAGTCCGCGACCGCCGCCCGGTGGACCTCAACATGGGCCACGTAAATGTCCTCTGGCAGGGCGATGCCAACTCGGTGGCCCTGCGCTGCCTCCAGCGGACCTCGTCGCCGCCGTTCGTGCTCAACCTCACCGGGCCGGAAACGCTGCGCGTCCGCGACATCGCCCGCGAATTCGGCAAACGCTTCGGCGTGGAGCCGCAGTTCGTCGGCGCCGAGCACCCCACCGCATTGCTGAACAACGCCTCGCTCTGCCACCGCCTCTTCGGCCTGCCGTCGCTGCGCGCGCAGGACCTCATCGATCTGACCGCCACGTGGATCCTCCGCGGCGGCACGGTGTGGAGCAAGCCGACCCATTTTGAAGTCCGCGAAGGAAAGTTCTGA
- a CDS encoding dihydrodipicolinate synthetase — protein sequence MSWLDRLRQGLVIPAHPLCLTPERRFDEERQRALTRYYLDSGAGGLAVGVHTTQFAIRAPEHGLLEPVLRAAAEEARGRDAVLVAGICGPAAQALREAERARSLGYHCGLVSLAALREAGIDQLVAHIAEIGRVIPVFGFYLQPAVGGRVLPYGFWRRVAELECLVAIKIAPFNRYQTVEVVRAVAESGRAREIALYTGNDDNIVADLLTPFHFNGVTLRIRGGLLGQWAVGTKSAVSLLRRVHEGQNPALLLSLGVQLTDLNGALFDAVNGFRGCIAGIHEVLVRQGRMASRACLDPHEDLSPGQKEEIDRVMAAYPHLLE from the coding sequence ATGTCCTGGCTCGACCGACTGCGGCAGGGCCTTGTCATCCCGGCCCATCCCCTCTGCCTGACGCCCGAGCGGCGGTTTGACGAAGAACGGCAACGCGCCCTGACGCGCTACTATCTCGACTCGGGCGCCGGCGGCCTCGCCGTCGGCGTGCACACCACGCAGTTCGCGATCCGCGCCCCGGAGCACGGGCTGCTCGAGCCGGTGTTGCGAGCCGCCGCTGAGGAAGCGCGCGGCCGAGACGCGGTGCTCGTCGCGGGCATCTGCGGCCCGGCGGCGCAGGCGCTGCGCGAGGCCGAACGGGCGCGCTCGCTGGGCTACCACTGCGGGCTCGTGTCGCTGGCGGCGCTGCGGGAGGCGGGCATCGACCAGCTTGTCGCGCACATCGCCGAAATCGGCCGCGTGATTCCCGTCTTCGGCTTCTATCTCCAGCCGGCCGTCGGCGGACGCGTGCTGCCATACGGGTTCTGGCGGCGCGTGGCGGAGCTGGAGTGCCTCGTCGCCATCAAGATTGCGCCGTTCAACCGCTATCAGACCGTCGAGGTGGTGCGCGCCGTGGCCGAATCGGGCCGCGCGCGGGAGATCGCCCTCTATACGGGTAATGACGACAACATCGTCGCCGATCTGCTGACGCCGTTCCACTTCAACGGCGTGACGCTGCGCATCCGCGGCGGGCTGCTGGGCCAGTGGGCGGTGGGCACAAAGAGCGCCGTGTCCCTGCTGCGGCGCGTGCACGAAGGGCAGAACCCGGCGCTGCTGCTCTCGCTGGGCGTGCAGCTCACCGACCTCAACGGGGCGCTGTTCGACGCCGTCAACGGCTTTCGCGGCTGCATTGCGGGGATCCACGAGGTGCTGGTGCGCCAGGGCCGCATGGCCTCGCGCGCCTGCCTCGACCCGCACGAGGATCTCTCGCCCGGCCAGAAGGAGGAGATCGACCGCGTAATGGCGGCCTATCCGCACCTGCTCGAGTGA